The following proteins come from a genomic window of Falco rusticolus isolate bFalRus1 chromosome 9, bFalRus1.pri, whole genome shotgun sequence:
- the GPR21 gene encoding probable G-protein coupled receptor 21: MNSSLVGNQSGRPFCLLAVSYLETINFCLLEVVIIVFLMVLIISGNIIVIFVFHCAPLLNHHTTSYFIQTMAYADLLVGVSCLVPSLSLLHYPIVLSESLVCQIFGYVVSVLKSVSMASLACISIDRYIAITKPLTYNTLVTPWRLRICILIIWLYSCLVFLPSFRWGKPGYHGDVFQWCANSWNTDPYFTLFIVVMLYAPAAFIVCFTYFNIFRICQQHTKEINERRVRFSSQDGEAGEAQPCPDKRYAMVLFRITSVFYILWLPYIIYFLLESSNVYSNRIASFLTTWLAISNSFCNCVIYSLSNSVFQKGLKRLSGAICASCARQRVAKDSSASRSKRSSNGCHV; this comes from the coding sequence ATGAACTCCTCTCTGGTTGGCAACCAGAGTGGCCGGCCGTTCTGCCTCCTGGCCGTCAGCTATCTGGAGACCATCAATTTCTGCCTCCTGGAAGTGGTCATTATTGTGTTCCTCATGGTGCTGATTATTTCTGGCAACATTATCGTGATCTTTGTCTTTCACTGTGCACCTCTGCTGAACCACCACACCACCAGCTACTTCATCCAGACTATGGCGTATGCTGACCTCCTGGTGGGCGTGAGCTGTCTGGTGCCTTCTTTGTCTCTGCTGCACTATCCTATTGTTTTAAGTGAGTCCTTGGTTTGCCAAATCTTTGGGTATGTGGTATCGGTGCTGAAGAGCGTCTCCATGGCCTCTTTGGCGTGCATCAGTATTGACAGGTACATTGCCATCACAAAGCCGCTGACCTACAACACGCTGGTTACCCCGTGGAGGCTTCGGATCTGCATACTGATCATCTGGCTCTACTCCTGCCTGGTCTTCTTACCCTCCTTCCGCTGGGGAAAGCCTGGATACCACGGGGATGTGTTTCAGTGGTGTGCCAATTCCTGGAACACCGATCCCTACTTTACCCTCTTCATTGTGGTGATGCTCTATGCCCCAGCTGCGTTCATCGTCTGCTTCACTTACTTCAACATCTTCCGcatctgccagcagcacaccaAGGAGATCAACGAGAGGCGAGTGCGCTTCAGCTCTCAGGatggggaggctggggaggcacagccctgcccggACAAGCGCTACGCCATGGTTCTTTTCCGCATCACCAGTGTCTTCTATATCCTCTGGTTGCCCTACATTATCTATTTCCTGCTGGAGAGCTCCAATGTCTATAGTAACCGCATTGCATCCTTCTTGACCACTTGGCTTGCCATTAGCAACAGTTTCTGCAACTGTGTCATTTACAGTCTCTCCAACAGTGTCTTTCAGAAGGGGCTTAAGCGTCTCTCGGGGGCTATCTGCGCCTCTTGCGCTAGGCAGAGGGTAGCTAAGGACTCCTCTGCCT